In Brachionichthys hirsutus isolate HB-005 chromosome 20, CSIRO-AGI_Bhir_v1, whole genome shotgun sequence, the genomic stretch GAAGACCTTTGCAGTGCGTTGCTTCAAAATCATCATGTACTCAATCCAGGTGATCCTTTTTCATTCCATTCTATTAACCTTCAGAacccaaataaatatattttgtgggtttaacaaaaagaaaaccagaACTATTTCAAGGTCGCTGTAATTCATTTTTAGCTGAGGAGTTGCACGTCGGGGACATTTCTCCTTTCAATAACCGTCCCTTGTCTTCGCCGTTAGTCCCAGCACTCTCACCTGGTAATCCAGCAGCTTCTGGGTCACCTGGACGCAAACAGCAAGAATTCTGCCACAGTGCGAGCTGGGATAGTGGAAGTGCTGCTGGAGGCAGCCGCCATTGCAGCCAGCGGCTCCGTCGGTGAGAGGATGGATACACACACCGAGTAATCCATGTGTGATCCGACGGATCGAATCTTCTCAACGTTTCCCCGCTGGCCTTTGCAGGCCCCACCGTGCTGGAGGTGTTCAACACCCTGCTGCGGCAGCTCCGTCTGAGTGTGGACTACGAGTTGACCGGCTCCTACGATGGCAGCGCCAGCATCGGCACGAAGATCATCAAAGCTCACGAGGagaggcagctgcaggaggcTGTCATCAGGACCATCGGTGAGTCGGTGTGGGAGGGAGGCAGAACGGACTGGGGCTGATCTGTGGGCTTCACTCCTCCATCAGGTTCTTTCGCCAACACTTTGCCAACATaccagaggtcagaggtcatgctCTTCATCATGGGCAAGATCCCCGTCCCCGGGATTCACCCAGCTCTACCTTCCTCAGGCTCTGGGTAAGTTGTGTTTATGCTATAAATACATCTGTGTAAATGGAATGTTGTTTCAATGCGTTTTAGATTGAGTCTTAATTTGCTTTAATCCGCAGGCCTGAGGGAACCAGGATGATTCAGGTCATGCTGCTGAAGTCCTTGGTCCAGGTACAGTCTTAATCTCTCATTACTCggattattacctccaccgaggagggtGTGTTTTCGCCAGCGTTATggttggatcttgatgaaatgcagggaatcttaccaggaacagtcgattaaatgttggtgatgatccagaagagatcctggattctggatgacTTTGAACATTGCAGTAAATAGAACTtcgaaatgtgttcctcaatatcgcgGTTGaatattgactgatgtttatggaatttgatagtcatgtagggtgggggcctctatctcacccccgaatttaatccggatgGGATCCGGATTGCCGATACTGCTGCGATTTGTACTTTCCCATTTACTGATAACGGAGGCTTTAAAAAGGCTTGACGGAGTTTGTAAAACATTCTGGGTTAGAAGCAGGAGACGGGTCGAGGTTCTGAGACGGAGCTGAACCTGAGGCTGATCTACTGAAGACTATTTTCTCAGGATGTTAATGCATCAGTCCTTCCAACTGTAGACGAGAGGTTTATATCTGAAACGGATAGTCCCGTCGTCTCGTTAGAATTTCAGAGCCTGTTGTACTTTCTAGATTTCTGTCTTTGAGGTTTTTTTGCTGCAGGATtgatcttccttttttttttgcgtgtgtgtgttagaaaaCCTGTAAATCCCGAGTCGCTTTCGACGATCAATCCCTCAGGTGACGGCGGGCTTCCAGACCACCAACATGCTGACGGCGCTGCCCAGCTCTTTCCTGGAGCCCCTGCTGTCTTTCTTCCTGACGGAGGATCCGGAGGTCCGACTGCTGGTGCTGCACATCCTTCTCAGTCTCATCGACCGGCATGAGAACACGCCCAAGTTCTCCAACATAAGGTGTGCTGGATGTCTGCTAGCCAGCATGCTAAACTACAGCCGCTGCAGGGAGATGCCTGCTTCCCTCCTTTGGTGACGACCTGCATTCACGACTGTGCTCTTTCCCACGCAGCATCATTGCAGACATCTCCGTGCTGAAGATCAAAGTGGATAAGTGCTCCAGACAGGACAACTTGTTCATGAAAAAGGTCGGGCTTCTCAGAGACCGTCGAGTAGTCAGACCGTAGGGCGCGCTCGTCTGCCGGACTCACCTTGCCTTCCGCGCGTCCCTCTGTCAGCACGGCCAGCAGCTGTACCGACACATCTACCTGGGCTGCAAGGAGCAGAGCAGCGGCCGGCGCCATTACGAGACGCTGTTCGCCCTGCTGGGCCTGATCAGTGTGGAGCTGGCCAACGAAGAGGTGGTGGTGGATCTCATCCGCCTGGCGCTCGCCTTTCAGGTACCGATGAAGAGAACGCTCTGTAATGAGGACGGATTTGCTCATTTCTTGTGGGAAATAAATGTGGCGTTTTCTGTTATTACTCTGAGACACAgttacaacaaacaaacaaactgatcaaACCAGAAGGACTTCCCTTGCCTCATCATCCGAGTGGCGTTTCTGACCGTGCGGCGCAGCTGAAGGCGTTTCGTTGCTCGTGTTTTCCCACACAGGACCTGGCTCTGTCCACCGATGAGGCGTTGCCCGTTTTTAACCGCTGCGCCATCCATGCCCTCGCTGCCGCCTACCTCAACCTCATCTGCCAGCTCACCACGGTCCCAGCCTTCTGCCAGCACATACATGAGGTTTGGGTTTCCCTGTGACACGctcgcgcacacgcacacgcgcgcacacacacacacacacacacggttttaccaaacattctgtttttttgctCCCCTTCAGGTTATCGAGGTGAGGCAGAAAGCGAGTCCCTATCTTTTGCCTGAGAGTGTCTTCATTGACAATCCCAAGTATGTatcatttagatatttttttcctcccacAGATCAAACCAACATcagctttttattattatacacgACCCTCCGCCTTCTCTCCTCAGGCTGCCCTCTTCACTGGAGAAGGTAGAAGGGGATGTTTTGTTCCTCCAGTCTAAGATCACGGAGGTCCTCGGAGGAAGTGGCTACAACACAGAGCGGCTGGGAACGCCCTACGTCCCCCAGTATACCGGTACGCAGCTCCAGTAGCTGCAGCGCTGAGCTCTTTCATTGACTGGCTTGTGGCTCCaag encodes the following:
- the LOC137909157 gene encoding protein EFR3 homolog B isoform X1, giving the protein MYGVCGCCGALRPRYKRLVDNIFPEDPEDGLVKANMEKLTFYALSAPEKLDRIGAYLSERLSRDVTRHRYGYVCIAMEALDQLLMACHCQSINLFVESFLKMVRKLLESDKPSLQILGTNSFVKFANIEEDTPSYHRSYDFFVSRFSEMCHSSYEDPDVRTKIRMAGINGLQGVVRKTVNDELQANIWDPQHMDKIVPSLLFNLQSGEHTESRSPSPLQAEKEKESLVELAERCFRELLGRAAYGNIKNAVTPVLMHLDNHSLWEGKTFAVRCFKIIMYSIQSQHSHLVIQQLLGHLDANSKNSATVRAGIVEVLLEAAAIAASGSVGPTVLEVFNTLLRQLRLSVDYELTGSYDGSASIGTKIIKAHEERQLQEAVIRTIGSFANTLPTYQRSEVMLFIMGKIPVPGIHPALPSSGSGPEGTRMIQVMLLKSLVQVTAGFQTTNMLTALPSSFLEPLLSFFLTEDPEVRLLVLHILLSLIDRHENTPKFSNISIIADISVLKIKVDKCSRQDNLFMKKHGQQLYRHIYLGCKEQSSGRRHYETLFALLGLISVELANEEVVVDLIRLALAFQDLALSTDEALPVFNRCAIHALAAAYLNLICQLTTVPAFCQHIHEVIEVRQKASPYLLPESVFIDNPKLPSSLEKVEGDVLFLQSKITEVLGGSGYNTERLGTPYVPQYTDEDRLSKRKSIGETISLQVEVESRNSPEKEERTPAEEITFESLKNAIVDSVGMEEQERERRRQVVEKFQKAPFEEIAAHCGARATLLQSKLNQIFEITIRPPPSPSGTISSGFGQSQSRSVPIYEMKFPDLCVY